One Dermacentor silvarum isolate Dsil-2018 chromosome 10, BIME_Dsil_1.4, whole genome shotgun sequence genomic window carries:
- the LOC119466423 gene encoding protein N-terminal glutamine amidohydrolase, translated as MSDSSRDLAIPDANQCMYTACYCEENVWKLCDLTRACQPELLPHCFVAFVSNRRQAVPIWCQKSSSRADGMSVWDYHVIFLYSPPPSRLRPCLIYDLDTTLHFPEEFDTYVREAFRPHVAINPEFVQMFRVVGAAEFLDKFASDRSRMRSSDGSWLKPPPPYPCIRTNSCDNNIDDFISVDEAVGIGKVYTLAQFVQRFS; from the coding sequence ATGTCGGACTCTTCCAGGGATCTGGCGATTCCCGATGCCAACCAGTGCATGTACACCGCGTGCTACTGCGAAGAGAACGTATGGAAACTGTGTGACCTGACGCGGGCTTGTCAGCCAGAGTTGCTGCCCCACTGTTTCGTCGCCTTTGTGTCCAACCGCCGCCAAGCTGTGCCCATCTGGTGTCAGAAGAGCAGCTCGCGTGCCGATGGCATGTCAGTGTGGGACTACCACGTCATCTTTTTGTACAGCCCACCACCAAGCCGCCTCAGGCCCTGCCTCATCTACGATTTGGACACGACGCTGCACTTTCCCGAGGAGTTTGACACGTACGTGCGAGAAGCTTTCAGGCCGCACGTAGCCATCAACCCCGAATTCGTGCAAATGTTCCGCGTCGTCGGCGCGGCCGAGTTTCTGGACAAGTTCGCATCGGATCGCTCTCGCATGCGAAGTTCCGACGGCTCATGGCTGAAGCCGCCTCCACCTTATCCGTGTATCCGGACGAACTCGTGTGATAACAACATCGATGACTTCATTAGCGTCGACGAAGCAGTCGGCATAGGCAAGGTGTACACGTTAGCGCAGTTCGTGCAGCGGTTTTCGTAG